The nucleotide window TGGTTCGCGTACCTGACGGCGCTCTCGAGGGGGCACCGGGTGCTCGCGGTGGACCTGCCCGGCTTCGGGATGTCCTCGCCGACCGAGGGGCCCGTCCGCTCGGCGGAGGAGGGAGTGGGGTTCTTCACCGGGCCCGTGGAGGCGCTGCTCGAACGGCTCGCGCCGGGGCCCGTGTCCGTGGTGGGTCACTCGCTGGGGGGACTGGTGGGGGTGGAGCTGGCGCTGCGCTCGCGCGTGCCGGTGGAGCGGCTGGTGCTGGTGGACGCGATGGGACTGGGGCCGGACATGGCGCGCAAGGCGCGGGCCTTCTTCCGCGCGGGGCCGGAGCGGCTGGCGCGCTCGTTGGGGCCGTGGGCCTGGGCGCGGATGATGCCGCCCGCGCCGACGCCGCTGGGGGAGCGACTGGGTGCGCTCGACTACGAGCTGATGTCGGCGCCGGGTGGGCACGACGAGGCGGCGCGGGCCTTCGACAGCCTGGTGCCGCTGATGGGGCCGGTGTTCCACCGTCGGGAGCGGCTCGCGGAAGTCACGGCGCCGGTGCTCCTGGTCTGGGGTGAGCGCGAGGACGTGCTGCCCCTGTCGCTCGCCGAGGAGGCTTCCCGGCGCTTTCCGAACGCGAGGCTGGTGCGCGTGGACGCGGGCCACAGTCCGCATCAGGAGCGTCCCGAGCGCGTGCTCCCCGAGCTGAAGACGTTCCTCGCCGCGAGCGGAGCGCCGTAGCGAACCGCGCCCGCGTCAATGCCGCGGATGCCCGTGGACCTCCGAGGCACGGAATGGGCGACCTTCAGCGATGTGTGCGGCTCACGGGTCGAAGCGGATGATGCGCTCGATGCGGTACGTGCCGGCGACATCCAGGGCCTTCAAGAGCATCAGGTCCCCACGCTGTCCCAGGGACAGCGACTGACGCGCGGGCTGCGTGAGTCGAACCGTGTCTCCCGACTTCGCGCCCTTGCCGGACAGCGGCACCGCGAACAGCCCCGCGCCATCCACGGTCTCGACGGCGCCGAGGACCCGCAAATCTCCCAGCTCCTCAATCTTCCCGACGTGCGCGAGCACGAGCTTCTTGCCCTTGGCTCGCACGGCCCGGTTGACGGCGATACCCACGTCGCCGGTGAAGGGCCTTCCATCCGCGCCGAACAGGCCGATGCCCCGGAGCAGCAGATGCACCATGCCGGAGCTCTCGTTCTGGGGAATGGACTCGTAGCGCGAGACGTCCGCCGACTCGGCCCGGCCGCTCGCGAGCGCGTCCAATGCAGTGGCCAGCGCGACGAAGTTGAGTCGCACCAGGGGCTCGTCCGGGGGCAGTGAGGTCCACGCTCCCGTCTCGATGAGCACCGAGGGTGTCCCCCAGCGTGTCATGTTGTCGCCGAAGGCCCGCGACTCGAAGCTGTCGTCGTAGCGCCCCACCTGTCCGGGCGCGAGCGTCTCCACCGCGTCGCGAATCACCCCGCACACCTTCTTCGCGAGCAGACGTCCGGGGTTGTCGCTCCGCTCCTTGTCGAACGCGGCCGCGAGCACGGAGATGGACGCGGGCCGCCCCGTGTCCCCCACCCCGTGACGCCAGCCCTGGTTGTGCAGGTTGAAGCCGATGAACGGCTGGAGCTCGTCACGCAGCTTCTTGAGCGTCCGGGCCTCGGGCGTCTGGAGCGCGAGCGCGTCGCGGTTGATGTCGATGCCCTGCGCGTTGCGGCGCTGGAAGCGCTCGGCGCCATCCGGGTTGAGCATGGGCACCGCGTGGAGCGTGAGCGTGGAGAGCAGCCTCGCCACCCAGGGCTCGTCACGGTGTGTCCTCAGGTACTCGAGCAGGTCCAACAGCGCGGTGGTCGCCGTGGGCTCGTCCCCGTGCATCTGGGACCAGAGCAGGACGTGACGCGAGCCCGTGCCCAGCGCGACATGGTGGAGCGCGCGCCCCTCCACCGAGTGCCCCACGACCTCGAGCCGGAAGAAGTCGGGTGAGCGCGCCTTCAAGTCCTTCAGGTGCCGCTCCACATCCGCGTGACGGACGAGCGGCGCCACCGGGAGCGACGCGAGATGGACCTGGGCCCACCGCTCCGCGAGCGCGTGGGGTTCGGGGACGGTGACGACCGGAGAGGTGGACATGGGCGAAGCCACGGACTGCACGGTTCGAGCGAGGGCCGGTGCGGGCACCAGCCCCCAACAACACACGACGACACGAAGGAGACGACTGCGTCCAACCTGGAACATGGCGCGCTCCGGGGACTGGAGACCTCAGGACTTCCGGGCAGGATGCAGCAACGTCTCGAGGAAGCGCAGGTACTTCGGGTCCTCCTGCTCGAAGATCTCCTTGTCCGCGCCCATGAAGGCCCGCGCCAGTTCGTCACCGGCGCGCCGCATGTCTCCGAGCTCGAACTCGCACTGTCCCAGCCGCAGGTGGATGAACGGATTGCCCAGGCCATCGGGCGCGTGGACGGCGTCCTTGAGCGCGGCGCGGGCTCGCGAGAACTCTCCCATCTGGAAGAGCATGTCGCCGATGGCCGTGCAGACCCACGTGGTCGCCTCGTACTCCATCCATGGCTCGGGGATGAGCTGGAACGCGGTCTGGAAGGACCGCAGCGCCGCGGCGGGGTCGCCCTTCTCCGCGAGCGCGTCTCCCTCGGCGCAGAGCGCCTGGATGCGCTCGTGGACGTCGTCCGGAATCTCGGGCATGTGCACCTCACCACTGGTGGAGACCGTCGTGCACGGCTGCGTATACCACCCTTCCCGGTGTGCAGCGCGCTGCACAAACCGTGGGCAGGCGGCCATCCCACCGCGTGTCCCCGCGCCTTGTACCGAGGAGAGCCCCGGTTGGGTACGACTCTTGGATAGACTCCGGCACGTGCCGAAAGACCTGCTCGAACTCGATGCGACACCCGAGCGACTGCGCGCGCTCGCCGAGGCCC belongs to Myxococcus fulvus and includes:
- a CDS encoding alpha/beta fold hydrolase, with amino-acid sequence MKRSAWAQAPSAGPVEAGLLAQLAPAVTATVHWLPGGGALRVLEGGQGPTVVLLHGRGGAASTWFAYLTALSRGHRVLAVDLPGFGMSSPTEGPVRSAEEGVGFFTGPVEALLERLAPGPVSVVGHSLGGLVGVELALRSRVPVERLVLVDAMGLGPDMARKARAFFRAGPERLARSLGPWAWARMMPPAPTPLGERLGALDYELMSAPGGHDEAARAFDSLVPLMGPVFHRRERLAEVTAPVLLVWGEREDVLPLSLAEEASRRFPNARLVRVDAGHSPHQERPERVLPELKTFLAASGAP
- a CDS encoding M14 family metallopeptidase, whose protein sequence is MSTSPVVTVPEPHALAERWAQVHLASLPVAPLVRHADVERHLKDLKARSPDFFRLEVVGHSVEGRALHHVALGTGSRHVLLWSQMHGDEPTATTALLDLLEYLRTHRDEPWVARLLSTLTLHAVPMLNPDGAERFQRRNAQGIDINRDALALQTPEARTLKKLRDELQPFIGFNLHNQGWRHGVGDTGRPASISVLAAAFDKERSDNPGRLLAKKVCGVIRDAVETLAPGQVGRYDDSFESRAFGDNMTRWGTPSVLIETGAWTSLPPDEPLVRLNFVALATALDALASGRAESADVSRYESIPQNESSGMVHLLLRGIGLFGADGRPFTGDVGIAVNRAVRAKGKKLVLAHVGKIEELGDLRVLGAVETVDGAGLFAVPLSGKGAKSGDTVRLTQPARQSLSLGQRGDLMLLKALDVAGTYRIERIIRFDP
- a CDS encoding tetratricopeptide repeat protein, whose product is MPEIPDDVHERIQALCAEGDALAEKGDPAAALRSFQTAFQLIPEPWMEYEATTWVCTAIGDMLFQMGEFSRARAALKDAVHAPDGLGNPFIHLRLGQCEFELGDMRRAGDELARAFMGADKEIFEQEDPKYLRFLETLLHPARKS